From the genome of Lotus japonicus ecotype B-129 chromosome 6, LjGifu_v1.2, one region includes:
- the LOC130725216 gene encoding uncharacterized protein LOC130725216: MVRLETRQRNEYLQEQLEYYRIDHQDEGEREAEAVAEFESFSAAVREVAIPDNMKNIVLETYSGKADPKEHLLYFNTKMVISATSDAVKCRMFPATFKGTEMAWFTTLPRGSITNFRDFSSKFLVQFSASKTKQVTIEDLYNVRQSEGETLKQYVKRFSAASVKIEESEPNACARTFKNGLQPGKLNSKLSRKPAKSMAEVRARAYILDEEDDTFKRRRAKVEKDGKQRDVSPEDKPSKEKAEGSRRRDRKVRTGEKASRESLYPKKGKF; this comes from the exons ATGGTGAGGCTTGAGACTCGTCAG CGAAACGAGTATCTCCAAGAGCAGCTAGAGTATTACCGCATTGACCACCAAGATGAGGGAGAGCGCGAGGCAGAGGCTGTGGCGGAGTTCGAATCGTTTTCAGCGGCAGTGAGAGAAGTTGCCATTCCAGACAATATGAAGAATATAGTGCTGGAAACCTACAGTGGAAAGGCCGACCCCAAGGAGCACTtgctgtatttcaacacgaagatggtgatcagCGCCACTTCTGATGCGGTCAAGTGTAGGATGTTTCCAGCCACATTCAAAGGAACGGAAATGGCATGGTTCACGACTCTGCCACGTGGATCCATCACGAACTTTCGTGACTTCTCGTCCAAATTCCTTGTCCAGTTCTCGGCGAGTAAAACTAAGCAGGTGACGATTGAAGATTTGTACAATGTGCGTCAATCCGAGGGCGAGACTTTGAAGCAGTACGTGAAGCGGTTCAGCGCTGCGTCAGTAAAGATAGAGGAATCTGAGCCAAATGCCTGCGCCCGCACCTTTAAAAACGGATTGCAGCCAGGAAAGCTAAATAGTAAATTGAGCCGAAAGCCAGCCAAGTCAATGGCGGAGGTGCGAGCCCGGGCGTACATACTTGACGAGGAGGATGACACTTTTAAGCGGAGGCGCGCAAAGGTAGAGAAGGATGGCAAACAGAGGGACGTGTCACCAGAGGACAAGCCAAGTAAGGAGAAAGCAGAGGGAAGCAGAAGACGGGACAGGAAGGTTCGGACTGGGGAAAAGGCGTCGAGGGAATCTTTGTATcccaaaaaaggaaaattttga